One stretch of Cohnella algarum DNA includes these proteins:
- a CDS encoding stalk domain-containing protein has translation MTRKRHGLYAGTVFRKLAAVALAGTLAWTASGALPANAAEGDSADRAPTAAVSSADAYRIVVLGDSIGVGYEPGVAAASDVYGYADRLYEQALLHGRAEFANYAILGLKTEGLANQLRGAAERKALPAAAIQDFADPRIEQQAEAVAALGAKLADDLAQADLVAITIGGNDFLAFVRDLLEKPAEEAARTLNAEIESKLNNYAEHAETAVRLVRELAPNAVIHMSDQYLPFPRQANPELYDLLIGHMRELSADLDELAAKLQAENIPLNIVRVSSAFTGFELSFTHVYANKDIHPNQNGYNAIAKTFSESIWNEYAKLSAANKGSAASPAAPAIYIKGKLLATANKPKLRSSTTFLSLRDVADATGAQVDWNAKTQTALFKLNGREVAITIGSKTLAVNGVEQPLAAPAYLEAVGNEKKTYVPLAAIANGLNYQVVYRPKLYSAFINP, from the coding sequence ATGACTCGGAAACGACACGGCCTGTACGCCGGAACCGTTTTTCGCAAATTGGCCGCCGTCGCGCTGGCCGGGACGCTGGCATGGACGGCATCGGGGGCGCTGCCGGCTAACGCCGCGGAAGGGGATTCGGCAGATCGGGCGCCGACCGCCGCCGTCTCTTCCGCCGACGCGTATCGGATCGTGGTGCTGGGGGATTCCATCGGGGTCGGCTACGAGCCCGGAGTCGCCGCCGCTTCCGACGTTTACGGCTATGCCGACCGCCTGTACGAGCAGGCGCTCCTGCACGGCCGGGCGGAGTTCGCCAATTACGCCATTCTCGGCCTGAAAACGGAAGGACTGGCGAACCAGCTCCGGGGCGCGGCGGAGCGGAAGGCGCTTCCCGCCGCGGCCATTCAGGACTTCGCGGATCCGCGCATCGAGCAGCAAGCGGAGGCGGTCGCGGCGCTGGGGGCGAAGCTGGCCGACGATTTGGCGCAAGCCGATCTCGTGGCCATAACGATCGGGGGCAACGATTTTCTTGCGTTTGTCCGCGACCTGCTCGAAAAGCCCGCCGAAGAGGCGGCGCGGACGCTTAACGCGGAAATCGAAAGCAAACTGAATAATTATGCAGAGCATGCAGAAACGGCCGTCCGGCTCGTACGCGAGCTTGCTCCGAACGCTGTCATTCATATGTCGGATCAATATTTGCCTTTTCCGAGACAGGCGAACCCGGAGCTGTACGATCTTCTGATCGGGCATATGCGCGAATTGTCGGCCGATTTGGACGAACTCGCGGCCAAGCTGCAGGCGGAGAACATTCCGCTGAACATCGTTCGCGTCAGCTCCGCGTTTACGGGCTTCGAGCTTTCGTTTACCCACGTTTACGCGAACAAGGACATTCACCCGAACCAGAACGGCTACAACGCAATCGCCAAAACGTTTTCCGAATCGATATGGAACGAATACGCAAAATTGTCCGCCGCGAACAAGGGGTCGGCAGCTTCGCCCGCCGCTCCCGCCATTTACATCAAAGGCAAGCTGCTTGCCACCGCGAACAAGCCGAAGCTTCGCAGCAGCACGACGTTCCTCTCGCTCAGGGACGTGGCCGACGCCACGGGAGCGCAAGTCGACTGGAACGCAAAGACGCAGACGGCCCTGTTCAAATTGAACGGACGCGAGGTCGCGATCACGATCGGCTCGAAGACGCTGGCGGTCAACGGGGTCGAGCAGCCGCTGGCGGCTCCCGCCTATTTGGAAGCGGTCGGAAACGAGAAAAAAACGTACGTCCCGCTCGCCGCGATCGCGAACGGCTTGAATTACCAGGTCGTCTACCGTCCCAAGCTGTACAGCGCCTTTATCAATCCGTAA
- a CDS encoding Ig-like domain-containing protein, with the protein MNSNAIQAVPQKPRRPERMTTRWIVALLVAALLWGQAGGLAAAEDTITAVELSSIPSNTVYVNEDSIALTLWATVSGSTTKKDVTSVATWTSSNSAVSVSGGVVTASSSAKNVVITGKYSGYTATVTINSVYRYSSIELRKQGESAALADKLDIRQGESLSLNAIGKETNGGGETDVTDEAAWSTSNSSVATVEDGVVTLLASGEATITVSYLGRTDSVKLTVSSPYSSLKFDQSGPIEMYVGDDDYTGLTVTATLKAGGTETVTDKVTWSSSNTGVVTVDEDGAVTPVGVGTAEIKATYLGVTGTITFVVRTPYEALRITPEKTLKISLQGGPKEISAYVLNNLETKTDVTTAVTWTSSNLVTATVDIAGGKAYVTPKSAGTTTITASYKGLTKTLNVTVYPTITELTIDEETIDTYADESGTLPSVGGKTLADETIDISDAVTWTSSNDSVVEIEDGKWKALKTGTATLTATLTNGGGDVLSGSFEVVVNEKVHLLIPSTESMSMIIGTEVAYPEVTVVYENGNEETITDKVKWTSSSVNLLVKETTWKGLAAAKATLTGTYLNATVKMTVTVEEEFVSFTIDPTSIELTLKKTKNIKVTGKTKSGKKVSIASRIEWASSDETVATVDGARVKAIAEGSGKITGSIQGKTLTIPFKVTAKLTKITASNGPLTLKPGTTGSVKLTALYENGKTVDVTSLATWTATSTKVATVNASGVVTGVAKGSTTVKAKYDGKTVTIRVKVEKP; encoded by the coding sequence ATGAACAGCAACGCGATTCAAGCGGTTCCGCAAAAACCGCGGCGTCCGGAGCGCATGACGACTCGTTGGATCGTCGCCCTATTGGTGGCGGCTTTATTGTGGGGCCAGGCAGGCGGGCTCGCGGCGGCGGAGGATACGATAACGGCCGTGGAACTGTCTTCGATTCCCTCGAACACGGTGTACGTAAACGAAGATTCGATCGCGTTGACCCTGTGGGCCACAGTAAGCGGCTCGACGACGAAAAAAGACGTAACCTCGGTCGCGACGTGGACTTCCTCGAATTCGGCGGTGTCCGTTAGCGGCGGCGTCGTTACGGCAAGTTCAAGCGCGAAAAATGTCGTGATTACGGGCAAATACAGCGGCTATACGGCAACCGTCACGATAAATTCGGTATATCGCTACAGCTCCATCGAGCTTCGCAAGCAGGGGGAATCGGCCGCTTTGGCCGACAAGCTGGATATCCGGCAAGGCGAATCGCTTTCGCTGAATGCCATCGGCAAGGAAACGAACGGCGGCGGAGAGACCGACGTGACCGACGAAGCGGCCTGGTCGACTTCGAACAGCAGCGTAGCCACCGTCGAGGACGGCGTCGTGACGCTGCTCGCCTCCGGCGAAGCGACCATTACAGTCAGCTATCTGGGGCGCACGGATTCGGTGAAGCTGACCGTATCTTCGCCCTATTCGAGCTTGAAGTTCGACCAAAGCGGTCCGATCGAGATGTACGTCGGCGACGACGATTACACGGGGCTCACGGTCACGGCTACGCTGAAAGCGGGCGGAACCGAAACCGTCACGGACAAGGTAACGTGGTCGAGCAGCAATACCGGCGTCGTGACGGTTGACGAAGACGGGGCCGTCACGCCGGTCGGGGTCGGCACGGCCGAGATCAAAGCGACGTATTTGGGCGTAACCGGTACGATTACGTTTGTCGTCCGGACTCCGTACGAAGCGCTGCGCATCACTCCGGAAAAAACGCTGAAGATTTCGCTGCAGGGCGGTCCGAAGGAGATCAGCGCCTACGTGCTGAACAACCTGGAGACGAAAACCGACGTGACGACGGCGGTGACCTGGACGTCCTCCAATTTGGTGACGGCAACGGTCGACATCGCGGGCGGCAAGGCGTACGTCACGCCGAAGAGCGCCGGCACGACGACGATTACGGCATCGTACAAAGGCTTGACGAAAACGCTCAACGTCACGGTGTATCCCACCATTACCGAATTGACGATCGACGAGGAAACGATCGACACGTACGCGGACGAGAGCGGCACGCTGCCTTCCGTCGGCGGCAAGACGCTTGCCGACGAAACGATCGACATCAGCGACGCGGTAACGTGGACCAGCTCGAACGATTCCGTCGTCGAGATCGAGGACGGCAAGTGGAAAGCGCTGAAAACGGGAACGGCGACGCTGACGGCGACGCTGACGAACGGCGGCGGAGACGTGCTTTCCGGGTCGTTCGAAGTCGTCGTCAACGAAAAGGTTCACCTGCTGATCCCTTCGACCGAATCGATGAGCATGATCATCGGCACGGAGGTCGCTTATCCGGAAGTGACGGTCGTCTACGAGAACGGCAATGAAGAGACGATTACGGATAAAGTGAAGTGGACCTCCTCTTCGGTCAATCTGCTCGTGAAGGAAACGACCTGGAAAGGCCTGGCGGCGGCCAAGGCGACATTGACGGGCACGTACTTGAACGCCACCGTCAAAATGACGGTAACGGTCGAGGAAGAATTCGTTTCCTTTACGATCGATCCGACGAGCATCGAGCTGACGTTGAAGAAAACGAAAAACATTAAAGTAACGGGCAAGACGAAGAGCGGCAAAAAGGTTTCGATCGCGTCCCGCATCGAATGGGCGTCGTCGGACGAAACCGTCGCGACGGTCGACGGCGCGAGAGTCAAGGCGATTGCGGAAGGCAGCGGCAAAATCACGGGCTCGATTCAAGGCAAAACGCTCACGATCCCGTTCAAGGTCACCGCGAAGCTGACCAAAATTACCGCCTCCAACGGGCCGTTGACGCTGAAGCCGGGAACTACCGGTTCCGTGAAGCTGACCGCCTTGTACGAAAACGGCAAAACGGTCGACGTGACTTCGCTCGCGACGTGGACGGCGACCAGCACGAAGGTGGCGACGGTAAACGCATCGGGCGTCGTCACGGGCGTCGCCAAAGGCAGCACGACGGTCAAAGCGAAATACGACGGCAAGACGGTCACGATACGCGTTAAAGTGGAAAAACCGTAA
- a CDS encoding YhgE/Pip domain-containing protein: protein MKKKNRGGAVKAEYKRLAGNKMTMLSIAGLAVIPLLYSGMLIGAFWDPYGKLNELPVAVVNQDAGAFMDGKELHIGLDLTDELKEDDSFKWSFTDEREAMDGLKEHRYSMAFVIPDDFSQKATTLEEETPQPAQIEYYVDDGWNYLSSRIGAEASEKLKADVGQSVTKAYAQAVYDSVGEAASGFSEASEGASKLADGAEEAESGAEKLQANLAKLADGASELKQGVGRLAGGAAKLQTGAQSVADGSRTLAAGAAQLASGGKTLAAGAADAEEGASRLASGAGELAASGQALANGAADAKSGGAELAAGAAQLAAGLEQYAAANGGMEGDEAFAQLLAAAKSVAAGADALEQGTASVADGAAKLAAGQGELAAGAKELQAGQAKLRQGAEALSGKLGEASSGAAKLADGAQEVAEGAASLKGGLSGAVKGANAVDEGARRLADGTTDLAGGLLKLQDGSIELADKLGEASAQAAAGAGTDEQADMFATPVSVQEHKLADIPNYGTGMTPYFLALGLYVGVLMSTIILPLRDAAGPVRSGFRWYLSKLLLFAPVALAQTLLADALLLFGIGLEVPNVPMFILATAVISLTFMTIVQFFVTLADNVGRFVAVILLTLQLAASAGTYPAELLPVWLQRIGDWMPMTYAINALRLLIAGGGIAEVRTQLYTLGAYAVAFVALILALFAVRSRRRGAAGEPDGDNGAGQAPANA from the coding sequence ATGAAGAAGAAAAACCGCGGAGGAGCGGTCAAAGCCGAATACAAGCGGCTCGCCGGAAATAAAATGACGATGCTGTCGATCGCCGGCCTGGCCGTCATCCCTCTGTTATATAGCGGAATGCTGATCGGGGCTTTTTGGGATCCGTACGGCAAGCTCAACGAGCTTCCGGTGGCGGTCGTCAACCAGGATGCCGGCGCCTTCATGGACGGAAAGGAGCTTCACATCGGCCTGGATTTGACGGACGAACTGAAGGAGGACGACAGCTTCAAATGGAGTTTCACGGACGAGCGGGAGGCGATGGACGGGCTCAAGGAGCATCGCTATTCGATGGCGTTCGTCATTCCGGACGATTTTTCGCAAAAAGCGACGACGCTGGAGGAGGAGACGCCCCAGCCGGCCCAAATCGAGTACTACGTGGACGACGGGTGGAACTATTTGTCGTCCCGGATCGGGGCCGAGGCTTCGGAGAAGCTGAAAGCCGACGTCGGACAATCGGTGACGAAGGCCTACGCGCAAGCCGTGTACGATTCGGTCGGCGAAGCCGCGAGCGGATTCAGCGAGGCGAGCGAAGGGGCGTCCAAGCTTGCGGACGGGGCCGAAGAGGCGGAATCGGGCGCGGAGAAGCTGCAAGCGAATCTGGCGAAGCTGGCCGACGGCGCGTCGGAGCTGAAGCAAGGAGTCGGCCGGCTGGCCGGCGGCGCGGCCAAGCTGCAGACGGGCGCGCAGTCGGTAGCCGACGGAAGCAGGACGCTTGCGGCCGGGGCGGCGCAGCTGGCTAGCGGCGGCAAGACCCTGGCGGCCGGGGCCGCGGACGCGGAAGAAGGGGCGAGCCGGCTGGCGTCGGGAGCCGGCGAGCTGGCCGCGAGCGGTCAAGCGCTCGCGAACGGAGCGGCCGACGCGAAGTCGGGCGGCGCCGAGCTTGCGGCCGGGGCGGCGCAGCTGGCGGCCGGGCTGGAGCAATATGCCGCGGCGAACGGCGGCATGGAGGGCGACGAGGCGTTCGCGCAGCTGCTTGCGGCGGCGAAGTCCGTCGCCGCCGGCGCGGACGCGCTGGAGCAAGGCACCGCGAGCGTGGCGGACGGCGCGGCGAAGCTCGCCGCCGGGCAGGGCGAGCTGGCGGCCGGAGCGAAGGAGCTCCAGGCCGGGCAAGCGAAGCTGCGGCAAGGGGCGGAGGCGCTGAGCGGCAAGCTGGGTGAAGCTTCCTCCGGCGCAGCGAAGCTGGCCGACGGCGCGCAGGAGGTCGCCGAAGGCGCCGCAAGCCTGAAAGGCGGATTAAGCGGCGCGGTCAAGGGAGCGAACGCGGTCGATGAAGGCGCGCGCCGCTTGGCGGACGGCACGACCGACCTGGCGGGCGGCTTGCTGAAGCTGCAGGACGGCTCGATCGAGCTCGCCGACAAGCTGGGCGAGGCGTCCGCGCAAGCGGCGGCGGGAGCCGGCACCGACGAACAGGCGGACATGTTCGCGACCCCCGTTTCCGTTCAGGAGCACAAGCTCGCCGATATCCCGAACTACGGCACCGGCATGACGCCTTATTTCCTGGCGCTCGGCCTGTACGTCGGCGTGCTGATGTCGACCATCATCCTTCCGCTGCGGGATGCGGCCGGCCCGGTCCGCAGCGGCTTCCGCTGGTATTTGTCCAAGCTGCTGCTGTTCGCGCCCGTGGCGCTGGCGCAAACGCTGCTGGCGGATGCGCTGCTGTTGTTCGGGATCGGCCTGGAAGTGCCGAACGTGCCGATGTTCATCTTGGCCACGGCGGTCATTTCGCTTACGTTCATGACCATCGTGCAATTTTTCGTCACGCTGGCGGACAACGTCGGACGGTTCGTCGCGGTCATTTTGCTGACGCTTCAGCTTGCGGCCAGCGCCGGCACCTATCCGGCGGAGCTTCTGCCCGTCTGGCTGCAGCGAATCGGCGACTGGATGCCGATGACTTACGCGATCAATGCGCTGCGCCTGCTCATCGCGGGAGGGGGGATCGCGGAGGTTCGGACGCAGCTTTATACGCTGGGAGCATACGCCGTCGCCTTCGTCGCGCTTATTCTCGCGCTGTTTGCGGTTCGGAGCCGCCGCCGCGGCGCGGCCGGCGAGCCGGACGGCGACAACGGCGCCGGCCAAGCGCCCGCAAATGCTTGA